A window from Chitinophaga filiformis encodes these proteins:
- a CDS encoding PDDEXK nuclease domain-containing protein yields MLSYAISQKYQILPFNKRCWPMYACLNYYKEIEMHESDNQLVGIIRCASKNENLVGYMTSGLPQQVFMSKYLINLPGEDELAKDYGRSAKEIGKV; encoded by the coding sequence ATGCTATCTTACGCTATATCTCAAAAATACCAAATCTTGCCATTCAACAAAAGATGCTGGCCAATGTATGCCTGTCTGAACTATTACAAAGAGATTGAAATGCATGAAAGCGATAATCAACTGGTAGGCATCATACGCTGTGCAAGCAAGAATGAAAACCTGGTAGGGTATATGACCTCCGGTTTACCACAGCAAGTATTTATGTCTAAATATCTTATTAATCTGCCCGGTGAAGATGAATTAGCAAAAGATTATGGCAGAAGTGCAAAGGAAATTGGGAAAGTCTAA
- a CDS encoding ATP-binding cassette domain-containing protein: MKVIKITGARQNNLKNISLEIPKNKITVFTGVSGSGKSSLVFETIGAEAQRQINETQNSFVRNRLTQLGVADVDKIEHLNVPVIINQKRLGGNVRSTVGTATDIYASLRLLFSRLGEPFVGYSNIFSFNNPQGMCPVCEGLGYKQTISIEHLFDKDKSLNEGAILFPTFQPGGYRWLRYTESGYFDNNKKLKDYTRAEWDLLLYSKEHKPKHPGKNWYKSATYAGVLTRIENDILKKDSRELSIRKDDLKKIVVSKTCPSCKGKRLNDSVLSCKIKGKDIADCAALPIDELLEFVKSLSSKSYETVLNELQRKLENVVNIGLQYLTLDRITNTLSGGESQRIKMVRHLGNSLEDLLYIFDEPSIGLHPKDLENIAGIIKQIKEKCNTVLIVEHDPDLIKIADHIVDMGPLSGRKGGEVVYEGAFTGLKQSSGKTGRYFSTIRTFNASPRKSETFLTIKNAQLHNLKNVTVNIPKNVLTVVSGVAGSGKSSLISKVLPMQFPDVKIIDQSLFAVSARATLLTYLGISDSIRNLFAKSNNVSNKLFSRNGEGACPNCKGLGVEKIDLAFMEDIEEPCEVCGGNGFDPDVLKYRYHDLNISEVMNLTVDEAKIFFNNNTFTHHFELLVELGLDYLTLGQRLSSFSGGERQRLKLTRELGDHNNILVLDEPSTGLHPSDTQKLMKILNKLVDHGNTVIVIEHNLDIIAQGDWIIDIGIGAGKYGGNLIFEGTVAALLKNKKSETAKYLKRHLQ; the protein is encoded by the coding sequence ATGAAAGTGATCAAGATAACAGGCGCAAGACAGAATAACCTTAAGAATATTTCCTTAGAAATTCCCAAAAACAAAATCACTGTCTTTACCGGTGTGTCAGGTTCGGGAAAGTCATCATTGGTCTTTGAAACAATTGGAGCTGAAGCACAGCGCCAAATTAATGAAACACAAAACAGTTTTGTTCGTAACAGGCTGACTCAACTCGGTGTAGCGGATGTTGATAAAATCGAGCATCTGAATGTGCCTGTCATTATCAATCAAAAAAGACTGGGAGGCAATGTCCGCTCTACCGTTGGCACCGCTACGGATATTTATGCATCGCTACGTTTATTGTTTTCAAGATTGGGAGAACCTTTTGTGGGGTATTCCAATATTTTTTCTTTCAACAATCCTCAGGGAATGTGCCCTGTTTGTGAAGGCCTGGGCTACAAACAAACCATTAGTATCGAACATCTGTTCGATAAAGATAAGTCCTTGAATGAAGGAGCTATCTTATTTCCGACTTTTCAGCCAGGTGGCTACAGATGGTTGAGATATACGGAATCGGGGTATTTTGATAACAACAAGAAATTGAAGGATTATACGCGGGCTGAATGGGATCTATTATTGTATTCAAAAGAACATAAGCCGAAACATCCAGGCAAAAATTGGTACAAATCCGCTACATATGCCGGAGTGTTGACACGTATAGAAAATGATATTCTGAAAAAAGATTCCAGAGAACTCTCAATAAGGAAGGATGACCTGAAAAAAATAGTTGTTTCAAAGACCTGTCCGTCCTGCAAGGGTAAACGGCTAAACGACAGTGTTTTGTCCTGTAAGATCAAAGGCAAAGACATCGCTGATTGTGCGGCATTACCGATAGATGAATTACTGGAATTTGTCAAATCGCTTTCCTCAAAATCGTATGAAACGGTGTTGAACGAATTACAAAGAAAACTGGAAAACGTAGTGAACATAGGACTTCAATATCTAACACTTGACCGGATTACTAACACGCTTTCAGGCGGCGAATCGCAGCGGATAAAAATGGTTCGGCATTTGGGCAATAGCCTCGAAGATCTGTTGTACATTTTTGACGAACCCAGCATCGGCCTTCACCCGAAAGACCTGGAAAATATTGCCGGTATCATTAAACAGATAAAAGAAAAGTGTAACACAGTCCTGATTGTAGAACATGACCCGGATCTGATTAAAATTGCTGATCACATTGTAGATATGGGCCCGTTATCGGGAAGAAAAGGTGGCGAAGTTGTGTACGAAGGAGCGTTTACAGGTTTGAAACAATCCAGTGGAAAAACGGGCAGATATTTTTCAACGATAAGAACCTTTAACGCATCGCCCAGAAAAAGCGAAACGTTCCTGACTATTAAAAATGCACAGTTGCACAACCTGAAAAACGTCACAGTAAATATTCCCAAAAATGTATTGACGGTTGTATCAGGAGTGGCAGGTTCGGGTAAAAGTTCCCTGATCAGCAAAGTATTGCCCATGCAATTTCCCGATGTGAAGATCATTGACCAGTCTTTGTTTGCGGTAAGTGCGAGGGCCACCCTTCTGACTTATCTCGGCATATCTGATAGTATCCGGAATTTATTTGCAAAATCAAATAATGTCAGTAACAAGTTGTTCAGCAGAAATGGAGAAGGAGCTTGCCCTAATTGCAAGGGTCTTGGGGTGGAAAAGATTGACCTGGCTTTTATGGAAGATATAGAAGAACCCTGCGAAGTATGTGGCGGAAACGGCTTTGATCCCGATGTATTAAAGTATCGCTACCATGATTTAAATATCTCGGAAGTCATGAATCTTACAGTAGATGAAGCAAAGATTTTTTTTAACAATAATACTTTCACCCACCACTTTGAATTACTGGTGGAATTGGGTTTAGATTATTTAACCTTAGGCCAACGCTTAAGCAGTTTTTCAGGCGGAGAAAGGCAAAGACTCAAATTAACCAGAGAATTAGGCGATCACAACAACATTTTGGTGCTGGATGAACCCAGCACAGGTCTTCATCCGTCCGATACACAAAAGCTCATGAAAATATTGAACAAACTGGTAGATCATGGGAACACGGTGATCGTTATTGAACATAATTTGGACATTATTGCGCAAGGCGACTGGATTATAGATATTGGTATTGGCGCAGGAAAATATGGGGGCAATTTGATTTTTGAAGGCACAGTTGCAGCGCTTTTAAAAAACAAAAAATCGGAAACCGCGAAGTATTTGAAGAGGCATCTACAATAA
- a CDS encoding RNA polymerase sigma-70 factor, which translates to MSSLHTFDDSKLLSLLENSNANAFDVLYNRYWDRVLSLAYRKTGDLMEAENIVQDVFVSLWKRRESLKITGNFSNYLFVSVKYRTLKFLAKKAAVRSISLDLASDPQDNSTQEYLEFEEIRERLEILVDKLPEIGRLVYKMKSEDKSYKDIAAELNISEKAVDAHLLRARRKLRVELGSFLSCFFL; encoded by the coding sequence GTGAGTTCACTGCATACATTTGATGATTCAAAATTGCTTAGTTTACTTGAGAACAGTAATGCGAATGCATTTGACGTGCTTTACAATCGTTATTGGGACAGGGTGCTAAGTCTGGCATATCGAAAAACAGGTGATCTCATGGAAGCGGAAAATATTGTGCAGGATGTTTTCGTTTCGCTTTGGAAAAGGCGGGAAAGCCTCAAAATAACAGGTAACTTTTCAAACTATCTTTTTGTTTCTGTAAAGTACAGGACTCTTAAGTTCCTGGCAAAAAAGGCCGCTGTGCGTTCCATAAGCTTAGATTTGGCTAGTGATCCGCAGGATAATTCCACACAAGAATATCTGGAATTTGAGGAGATTCGGGAACGGCTTGAAATTCTTGTTGATAAGCTTCCTGAAATAGGCAGGTTAGTTTACAAAATGAAAAGCGAAGATAAATCATACAAGGATATTGCTGCCGAACTTAATATATCGGAAAAAGCAGTAGATGCCCATTTATTACGTGCACGCAGGAAGCTGCGGGTAGAACTTGGTAGTTTTTTAAGCTGTTTTTTTCTCTGA
- a CDS encoding FecR family protein — translation MIAQGQCRKKNIPFLRDWPRKKNLFKKQGKMNERPYSERLQNLAHQYLRGELNRKEQQEVDEWFQSEEGADFIESHMSKDEYRNLLLQRIHNKAGIVNNKRPTQLYVRVAVAASLILTTMFVAYLVPKKSPVKQQVSQAVVGQIQPGGNKAVLILDDGSNINLTSGKQGLLVRQGSVKINKTNSGSLSYTSDSASDIKEPILYNTVVTPRGGKYRLTLSDGTIAILDAASSIRFPVAFDKERKVSITGQVYFEVVHNVNSPFLVSVKGQLVKDLGTKFNINAYDDEPVIKTTLLEGGISLTRGSQTAVLKPGQQAINAIGNPAIKIIDADIDESVAWKNDFFQFEDEPLESVMRKISRWYDVDVVYQKGSDIHESYLGRITRYSEVSKVLKMLEVTGDVQFEIQGRTIKVFSKIQTNQK, via the coding sequence ATGATCGCTCAGGGCCAATGCCGAAAAAAAAATATTCCTTTTTTGCGGGATTGGCCACGGAAAAAGAACCTATTTAAAAAGCAAGGTAAAATGAATGAACGACCATATAGTGAAAGACTACAAAATCTGGCTCACCAATATTTGCGGGGGGAATTAAATCGTAAAGAACAGCAAGAGGTTGACGAATGGTTCCAGAGTGAAGAAGGTGCTGATTTTATTGAAAGCCATATGAGCAAGGATGAATATAGGAATTTGCTTCTCCAGCGTATTCATAATAAAGCAGGTATCGTAAATAATAAACGTCCAACACAACTATATGTTCGGGTTGCGGTTGCCGCTTCGCTGATATTAACGACGATGTTCGTCGCCTATCTGGTCCCTAAAAAATCACCCGTTAAACAACAAGTAAGTCAAGCAGTTGTTGGCCAGATACAACCCGGTGGAAACAAGGCAGTCTTAATACTGGATGACGGCAGCAACATTAATCTAACATCCGGTAAACAGGGATTGCTTGTCAGGCAGGGCAGTGTAAAAATCAACAAAACTAATAGTGGTAGCCTGAGCTATACATCGGATAGTGCTAGTGATATTAAAGAACCGATCTTGTACAACACCGTTGTTACTCCTCGCGGCGGAAAATATAGGTTAACTCTTTCAGACGGCACAATCGCCATTCTTGACGCGGCCTCCTCGATCCGTTTCCCGGTCGCATTTGATAAGGAACGAAAAGTTTCCATTACCGGGCAAGTGTATTTTGAGGTTGTTCATAATGTAAACAGCCCATTCCTCGTAAGTGTAAAAGGCCAGCTTGTTAAAGATTTGGGCACAAAGTTCAATATCAACGCATATGATGATGAGCCGGTGATCAAAACAACACTATTGGAAGGAGGGATAAGTCTTACCCGCGGTTCACAAACAGCAGTTTTAAAACCAGGCCAACAGGCGATCAATGCGATCGGGAACCCGGCTATCAAAATCATAGATGCAGATATTGACGAATCCGTAGCATGGAAAAATGATTTCTTCCAATTTGAAGATGAGCCGTTGGAAAGTGTTATGCGAAAAATTTCCCGATGGTACGATGTTGATGTAGTATATCAAAAAGGTTCTGATATACATGAATCCTATTTAGGGCGCATAACCAGGTACTCAGAGGTATCCAAAGTTTTGAAGATGCTTGAGGTTACGGGAGATGTACAATTTGAAATTCAAGGCAGAACAATCAAAGTATTTTCTAAAATACAGACAAACCAAAAATAG
- a CDS encoding SusC/RagA family TonB-linked outer membrane protein encodes MKLTVVFILAALFQARASTFAQTINFVHKNTSFKQIIKEIRKQTNYNILVSANKIKDLKTRNVSFVNASISEVLNTFLAGERLTYEIHGESVLIKDKPVNTAPKREKQKLSFIELKGTVIDENGVPIPGLTVKVKGTSQGTVTDTAGVFNLSVGDKNSLIVFSAIGYQSLEIAAGDLPKVIRMRSEVATLSSVVVVGYGSQKKSDVTGSVSNVTAKDFNKGVVINPLNQIQGKVAGLIITQRGGDPNDQGASISLRGQTSILGDQRPLFVIDGIAISSASQFQNLSPADIESYDILKDVSATAIYGARGANGVILVTTKKGKGKNLQVDYEGFTGFEKQAKYWDLLSASDYLTTIRQIPNVNVPTFDKGANTDWQRAVNRTGVVYSNNLGFSGGTDKFTYRASLNYQNQQGIIINTNKRQLGLRFNAQQKALNDKLEILLNMSNTTVYRDQLSDPNSINQYIFNAPPTYPVYNPDGSYFAFTDLLQANPVMHLKETLAKETTKQTLINATGNYKITPGLSVGLTGVLIQDNTLTHNFTPTFPLEGNINTAGQNSYNQNTIEANAHINYSKTLGKHNFAAMFVHEYNQFDNESFYANGQNYLVPDVLDNNLGSGDLTKNQIGSGKSAYKIISFLGRINYAYDNRYYLTASLRRDGSDKFGIDHQWGTFPSVSLAYRLKSDVLKKVNWVDDLKLRAGFGVVGNSNSIGPYNAIALYSAQARYYDASNLSYPLLNSYSYSQNPNPDLKWEERHGRNIGVDFSFFNSRLTGDINYFDDKTVHMLYNYSVPTPPFFVNTILANVGDMTNKGLEVMLSGVVVKTKNFNWTVNGQFTRIKTKALSLSGEYNGFILNTDQVGTATVTGRGLNSVPVSYIKPGEPLNVYFLPHFTGTDAAGRQLFDGKTITENPAPTKYYIDPNPKFSYGLNNSFTYKNWDVNFFIRGVQGHKLFNQVLLNYESAARLPGANTTPAALTNGIKDAPYISDKWLENASFLRLEYATLGYTFKKMTGMKNFRLYIAGNNLFVITKYRGLDPEIAGNFLDGNSYPKNRTIILGTSFSFR; translated from the coding sequence ATGAAACTGACCGTTGTGTTCATATTAGCAGCCCTGTTTCAAGCAAGGGCAAGCACATTCGCACAAACAATTAATTTTGTTCATAAAAACACATCTTTTAAACAGATCATAAAAGAGATCAGGAAACAGACCAATTACAATATTCTTGTATCGGCTAATAAGATTAAGGACCTTAAAACCAGGAATGTTAGTTTCGTCAACGCAAGTATTAGCGAAGTGCTGAACACTTTTCTTGCCGGGGAACGTCTTACTTATGAGATTCATGGTGAGAGTGTACTGATCAAAGACAAACCGGTCAATACCGCGCCCAAGCGGGAGAAACAAAAGTTATCTTTTATTGAACTAAAAGGAACTGTGATTGATGAAAATGGCGTACCCATTCCAGGCTTAACTGTTAAAGTAAAGGGGACTTCCCAGGGCACGGTTACAGATACTGCAGGGGTTTTCAACTTGAGCGTAGGTGATAAAAACAGCCTGATTGTTTTTAGTGCTATCGGTTACCAATCTTTAGAAATTGCAGCAGGCGACTTGCCGAAAGTCATAAGAATGAGATCAGAGGTCGCTACCTTAAGCTCGGTTGTTGTCGTAGGCTATGGCAGTCAAAAGAAGTCAGACGTTACAGGCAGTGTTTCTAATGTCACCGCCAAAGATTTTAATAAGGGCGTTGTTATCAATCCTTTAAATCAGATCCAGGGAAAAGTTGCAGGTTTAATTATTACTCAGCGCGGTGGCGATCCCAATGATCAGGGTGCTTCAATCTCCCTGCGGGGGCAAACCTCAATTCTCGGTGACCAAAGACCACTATTTGTGATCGATGGGATAGCTATCTCCAGTGCTTCACAATTTCAAAACCTTTCGCCGGCAGATATTGAAAGTTATGATATACTGAAAGACGTTTCTGCGACTGCCATTTATGGCGCCAGAGGTGCTAACGGTGTTATTTTAGTGACTACTAAGAAGGGAAAAGGTAAAAATCTCCAGGTTGATTACGAAGGTTTTACAGGATTTGAAAAACAGGCCAAATACTGGGATCTCCTGTCAGCCAGCGACTATCTTACTACAATTCGCCAGATCCCTAACGTAAACGTCCCTACTTTTGATAAAGGGGCCAACACCGACTGGCAGAGGGCTGTAAACCGCACAGGTGTTGTTTATAGTAACAATCTTGGATTTTCAGGCGGCACCGACAAATTTACATACCGTGCGTCACTCAATTATCAAAACCAGCAGGGCATTATTATTAACACCAATAAGCGTCAGCTTGGCTTAAGATTCAATGCGCAGCAAAAGGCCTTGAATGATAAATTGGAGATCCTTTTAAACATGTCAAATACAACGGTCTATAGAGATCAGTTATCCGATCCGAATTCGATCAACCAATACATCTTCAACGCCCCACCCACATATCCCGTATACAATCCGGACGGGTCTTACTTTGCCTTCACAGATCTTTTGCAAGCCAACCCGGTGATGCACTTAAAGGAAACACTTGCTAAGGAAACAACCAAGCAAACCCTGATCAACGCAACCGGTAATTATAAGATCACCCCAGGTTTGAGTGTGGGGCTGACAGGGGTTTTGATTCAGGACAATACGCTGACGCACAATTTTACCCCAACTTTCCCTTTGGAGGGTAATATCAATACAGCAGGGCAGAATAGCTACAACCAAAACACGATCGAAGCTAATGCGCATATCAATTACAGTAAAACTTTGGGTAAACACAATTTTGCTGCCATGTTTGTACATGAGTACAATCAGTTTGATAATGAATCTTTTTACGCTAACGGACAAAACTATCTTGTACCGGATGTTTTAGACAATAATTTAGGTTCGGGCGATCTGACAAAAAATCAGATAGGCTCCGGCAAGTCCGCCTATAAGATCATTTCATTTTTAGGTCGAATCAACTATGCCTACGATAACAGGTACTACCTGACCGCCTCGTTGCGTAGGGATGGTTCAGACAAATTTGGCATTGATCACCAATGGGGTACATTTCCATCAGTGAGCCTGGCTTACCGGTTAAAAAGTGATGTGCTGAAAAAGGTGAACTGGGTAGACGATCTTAAGCTAAGAGCAGGCTTTGGTGTGGTAGGTAATTCCAATAGTATCGGGCCCTACAATGCCATCGCCTTATACTCGGCGCAGGCACGTTATTATGATGCGTCAAACCTGTCTTACCCTCTTCTTAATAGTTATTCCTATAGTCAAAATCCAAACCCTGACCTAAAATGGGAAGAACGGCATGGCAGGAATATAGGGGTAGATTTTTCCTTTTTCAATAGCAGGTTGACAGGTGATATCAACTACTTCGATGATAAAACCGTTCATATGCTATACAATTACAGTGTTCCAACCCCACCTTTTTTTGTAAATACCATACTGGCAAATGTTGGTGATATGACCAATAAAGGGTTAGAAGTCATGCTATCGGGAGTGGTTGTGAAGACGAAAAACTTTAACTGGACTGTAAACGGACAATTCACCAGGATTAAAACAAAGGCTTTAAGCCTTTCAGGCGAGTACAATGGGTTTATTCTGAATACCGATCAGGTAGGTACGGCTACTGTAACGGGAAGGGGTTTAAATTCTGTACCTGTAAGTTATATCAAGCCGGGCGAACCATTGAACGTTTACTTTCTTCCTCATTTTACCGGGACTGACGCTGCCGGAAGACAGTTGTTTGACGGGAAAACGATCACCGAAAATCCCGCCCCGACCAAATATTACATTGATCCCAATCCAAAATTCAGCTATGGACTGAACAACTCCTTCACTTACAAAAACTGGGATGTGAACTTTTTTATCCGCGGTGTTCAGGGGCATAAGCTCTTCAATCAGGTGCTGCTGAATTATGAGTCCGCAGCAAGGTTGCCGGGTGCCAACACAACACCGGCAGCATTGACAAATGGGATAAAGGATGCACCATATATTTCAGATAAGTGGCTGGAAAACGCATCGTTTTTAAGGCTTGAATATGCCACTCTTGGATATACTTTTAAAAAAATGACCGGGATGAAGAATTTCCGGCTATATATAGCCGGAAATAACTTGTTCGTGATCACCAAATACCGCGGACTGGATCCGGAGATTGCAGGGAATTTTCTGGATGGTAATTCATATCCCAAAAATCGTACGATCATACTGGGAACCAGTTTTTCATTTCGATAA
- a CDS encoding RagB/SusD family nutrient uptake outer membrane protein — MKQIYFASAIITATISILLSSCTKLDSKVYNQVTPDNFFQTPQQVNAALAQAYTPMTTIPMGNTFQLNSVSSDELVIPTRGNDWYDGGMWQALWLHNYRPDIKVLNDAWNDISNGIGKCNFLLSTVNQIPENNRPVNLDQIIAEIKVLRAYYYFVFTDLFGNVPLVTDYNVNPTTVKQRSRNEVYNFLENELTTNVPLLQDKAVANYGHINKWGGYMLLAKLYLNAQVYTGTPQWEKAANTADQVIKSGKYNLQANFFDNFIVANEGSVENIFVVPFDFTFIGGNIMVRRSLNGSHMYTYNLGGQPNNGWCAPTAFYRTFSDNDIRKKMWLIGQQYNASGAVLIDVATKKPVILSPYVNELSNPADTFKFAGARSVKYAPQPGAGTNASNDGVVYRLADAYLIKAEAQIRNGQTGDALMLINAIRKRAGLNDWTAADLTLPNILAERGRELAWEGCRRNDLIRFEVADQLPYFTGARNPGKSKDPDNRTFIFPIPANQMISNKNLVQNPGY; from the coding sequence ATGAAACAGATATATTTCGCTTCAGCGATTATCACCGCTACAATCTCAATATTGCTTAGCAGTTGTACTAAGTTAGACAGCAAGGTCTACAATCAGGTAACGCCGGATAATTTTTTTCAAACACCCCAGCAGGTCAATGCGGCATTAGCTCAGGCTTACACGCCAATGACCACGATACCAATGGGAAACACTTTTCAACTCAATTCTGTCTCTTCCGATGAATTGGTTATCCCCACCCGGGGAAACGACTGGTATGACGGGGGAATGTGGCAGGCATTATGGCTGCATAATTACAGGCCGGACATTAAAGTGCTTAATGACGCGTGGAATGACATCAGCAATGGAATAGGTAAATGTAATTTTTTATTAAGCACGGTTAACCAGATTCCGGAGAACAACAGACCTGTAAATCTTGACCAGATCATTGCAGAGATAAAGGTTTTACGGGCTTACTATTATTTCGTGTTCACTGACCTCTTCGGAAATGTTCCCTTAGTGACCGATTATAATGTCAATCCCACTACGGTCAAGCAGCGTTCACGAAACGAGGTTTATAATTTCCTGGAAAACGAGCTGACAACGAATGTTCCATTGCTTCAGGACAAAGCTGTGGCGAATTATGGCCATATAAATAAATGGGGAGGCTACATGTTACTCGCCAAGTTGTACCTGAATGCACAGGTATATACCGGGACACCACAATGGGAGAAAGCCGCAAACACAGCAGATCAGGTGATCAAATCCGGCAAATACAATCTGCAGGCTAACTTCTTTGACAATTTTATTGTGGCTAACGAAGGTTCCGTTGAGAATATCTTCGTTGTACCTTTTGACTTCACATTTATCGGTGGCAACATCATGGTCAGGCGTTCCCTTAATGGCAGCCACATGTATACATACAATCTTGGCGGGCAGCCAAACAATGGCTGGTGCGCACCTACAGCATTCTACAGGACTTTTAGTGACAATGACATCAGAAAAAAAATGTGGCTGATTGGCCAGCAGTATAATGCCTCCGGAGCAGTATTGATTGACGTGGCAACCAAAAAACCGGTCATATTAAGTCCATATGTAAATGAATTAAGTAATCCGGCCGATACATTTAAGTTTGCTGGCGCCAGAAGTGTTAAATACGCACCTCAGCCAGGTGCGGGTACAAATGCAAGTAATGATGGTGTCGTCTACCGTTTGGCCGATGCTTACCTGATCAAGGCAGAGGCACAGATTAGAAACGGGCAGACTGGTGATGCCCTGATGCTGATCAACGCTATAAGGAAACGTGCCGGTTTGAACGACTGGACTGCAGCAGACTTAACCCTGCCAAATATTTTGGCAGAACGTGGACGCGAGCTCGCCTGGGAAGGCTGCAGACGAAATGACCTGATCCGTTTTGAGGTCGCTGATCAGCTACCCTATTTTACTGGCGCACGCAACCCAGGCAAGAGTAAAGATCCTGATAACCGGACTTTCATTTTTCCTATTCCAGCTAATCAAATGATCAGCAATAAAAATCTCGTTCAAAACCCTGGATATTAA